The following proteins are co-located in the Tachysurus vachellii isolate PV-2020 chromosome 19, HZAU_Pvac_v1, whole genome shotgun sequence genome:
- the mepceb gene encoding 7SK snRNA methylphosphate capping enzyme, with translation MIEMSIEKETVLTGDGTAAILSPSPCQNLVGHVKAPSPSSLAPVSIDTPFMANMVLAEVAANPALTEEVGHDEEITETMQTKENNKLLYVKNGIEAHAGPQKLGKRRYSMNAGFKHPGFSKRRRRANSECDPVLPSNFLLGGNIFDPLNLNSLLDEEVNRALNAETPKSSPLPSKSREPVEILIPRDITDPLNLSGKGGNANRGVLVSPLKKRRHRNRHHGGSGGHLEPSDSEKTKGAKEDGALFPGQHLEEEPAEESPQPYELNTTINCRDEVVPPILPRCRSTNSAPQTRTKNSSTLHSKHRKRRRTTSHSERSSSITSTPINKQLNLDRGRSQTFHTPIVGGTTGSNFAANRCMSQKNRCKPRRDYHYGTYSRYYGYQTPTLNVDPRLAAFRSEWFSGKKVLEVGCNVGHMTLAIAKNWSPAHILGLDIDGGVVHAARQNLRHFLSELQKKEARPHTYTQGNSCKVETKRAFPVSLRLCRGPIAAPPLLPPAPGVFPNNVSFMKGNYVPESDAVVMSQSAEYDVIVCLNVTRWVQLNWGDVGLQRLFRRVYSQLNPGGVFILQPQPWSSYSKRKRLTETTHRNYNNIRLRPDQFSSYLTSEVGFSSYELISTTKSCSKGIQRPIYLFHSGPASSRKSSTRRGSDTQDEEKETQ, from the exons ATGATTGAGATGTCCATAGAGAAAGAAACTGTCTTAACAGGAGATGGAACGGCAGCCATTTTGAGCCCGTCACCATGCCAGAACCTAGTGGGGCACGTTAAGGCTCCGAGTCCGTCGTCTTTGGCACCAGTCAGCATTGACACACCGTTTATGGCTAATATGGTGCTAGCAGAAGTGGCTGCTAACCCAGCTTTGACAGAAGAGGTGGGACATGATGAGGAAATCACAGAGACgatgcaaacaaaagaaaacaataaactcTTGTATGTGAAAAATGGTATAGAAGCCCATGCTGGGCCTCAGAAACTTGGCAAACGACGCTACAGCATGAATGCTGGCTTTAAGCACCCAGGATTTAGTAAGCGCAGACGGCGAGCTAACTCTGAGTGTGACCCAGTCTTACCCAGCAACTTCCTGTTGGGGGGAAACATTTTTGACCCTCTGAATCTCAACAGCCTGTTGGACGAGGAGGTGAACCGGGCACTGAACGCAGAGACGCCCAAATCATCACCACTTCCCTCAAAGAGCAGGGAGCCTGTCGAGATCCTGATCCCCAGAGACATCACTGACCCACTGAACCTCAGCGGCAAGGGCGGAAATGCCAATAGAGGCGTCCTGGTGTCGCCCTTAAAGAAGCGGCGCCATAGAAACAGGCACCATGGTGGCAGTGGTGGCCATCTTGAACCCTCGGACTCTGAAAAGACAAAAGGAGCTAAGGAGGATGGTGCTTTGTTTCCTGGACAGCACTTAGAAGAGGAACCAGCTGAAGAGTCGCCGCAGCCCTACGAACTCAACACGACCATCAATTGCCGTGACGAAGTGGTTCCGCCCATTCTGCCACGATGCCGGTCCACAAACTCTGCTCCCCAGACTAGAACTAAAAACTCCTCCACTCTGCATTCCAAGCACAGAAAGCGCAGACGAACAACCAGTCATTCAGAACGCTCGTCGTCCATCACGTCAACTCCCATCAATAAGCAGCTTAATTTAGACAGAGGGCGGAGTCAGACGTTTCACACACCCATTGTGGGTGGAACCACAGGAAGCAATTTTGCAGCAAACCGTTGCATGTCACAGAAAAATCGATGCAAACCAAGACGTGACTACCATTACGGCACCTATAGCCGTTACTATGGTTATCAGACACCGACTCTGAACGTAGATCCACGTCTGGCGGCGTTCAGGTCCGAATGGTTCAGTGGGAAAAAAGTCCTGGAAGTTGGATGCAATGTAGGTCATATGACTCTCGCCATCGCTAAGAACTGGAGCCCTGCTCACATCCTGGGCTTGGATATCGATGGCGGTGTGGTTCATGCTGCACGACAGAACCTCCGCCACTTCCTGTCTGAGCTGCAGAAAAAGGAAGCGAgaccacatacatacacacaggggaACTCTTGCAAAGTGGAGACAAAGCGGGCATTCCCTGTTTCTTTAAGACTATGCAGGGGTCCGATTGCTGCTCCTCCCTTACTGCCTCCTGCCCCTGGTGTGTTTCCTAACAATGTGTCCTTCATgaag gggAACTACGTCCCAGAGAGCGATGCGGTGGTGATGTCTCAGAGTGCAGAGTACGATGTCATCGTGTGTCTGAACGTGACGAGGTGGGTTCAGCTGAACTGGGGAGACGTCGGGCTCCAGCGACTCTTCAGACGTGTTTACTCACAGCTGAACCCCGGGGGAGTGTTTATTCTTCAGCCACAGCCATGGAGCTCCTATAGCAAGAGGAAGAGACtgact gaAACGACTCACAGGAACTACAACAACATTCGGCTCAGACCGGATCAGTTCAGCTCCTACCTCACCTCTGAGGTGGGGTTCTCCAGCTATGAGCTCATCAGCACCACCAAGAGCTGCTCTAAAG GAATACAGAGGCCGATCTATCTGTTCCACAGTGGCCCCGCCTCCAGCAGGAAGTCATCCACTAGAAGAGGAAGTGACACACAGGATGAGGAAAAAGAAACCCAGTGA
- the LOC132862180 gene encoding zinc finger CW-type PWWP domain protein 1-like isoform X2: protein MCECLQQQFGLVETLITHRETDRKKSQEEKDQRDETSDGDQYVMWVQCSKPECGKWRRLSDGVDPSVLPDDWTCQNNTDGTFSSCSAPEETSSAPEEEMFFYSLVPGSLVWAQQSGYPWWPAIVERDPNTEEYLEFFSESDLIPYKCHVTYFGEPVTRAWVSCNKVREYADLSEDKFLHLEKSLKDSICMAKEALHLSLKERLVKFGFRMRYVSDRESSEDSDITDQTVPRGAMKTSTDMTFDQDIHSDGELKESKREVGGVEQQDENEDDEEYKDVHDREEENNKKEQDRSPSCCWRKSKD, encoded by the exons ATGTGTGAATGTTTACAGCAGCAGTTTGGTCTGGTTGAGactctcatcacacacagagagacagacaggaagaagaGTCAAGAAGAGAAGGATCAGAGGGATGAGACCAGTGATGGGGATCAGT atgtcATGTGGGTGCAATGTAGCAAACCTGAATGTGGTAAATGGAGAAGGCTGAGTGATGGTGTTGATCCTTCAGTTTTGCCTGATGACTGGACCTGCCAAAAcaacacag ACGGCACCTTCAGCAGTTGTTCAGCTCCAGAAGAGACGTCCAGTGCACCTGAGGAGGAGATGTTCTTTTACAGTCTGGTGCCTGGATCACTGGTCTGGGCCCAGCAAAGTGGCTATCCCTG gTGGCCTGCAATTGTAGAGCGAGATCCAAACACAGAGGAATATTTGGAATTCTTCTCAGAGTCCGATCTCATTCCG TATAAGTGCCATGTGACTTATTTTGGAGAACCGGTGACTCGGGCCTGGGTCTCCTGCAACAAAGTGAGGGAATACGCTGACCTCTCTGAGGATAAGTTTcttcat ctagaGAAGAGCCTGAAAGATTCCATTTGTATGGCCAAGGAAGCACTCCACTTGTCTCTGAAG GAGCGCTTAGTAAAGTTTGGGTTTCGTATGCGTTAtgtgtcagacagagagagctcaGAGGACAGTGATATCACag ACCAGACAGTGCCTCGGGGTGCCATGAAAACAAGCACTGACATGACCTTTGACCAAGACATTCATTCTGATGGAGAGCTtaaggagagcaagagagaggtgGGAGGTGTAGAGCAACAGGATGagaatgaagatgatgaagaataCAAGGATGTGCATGACAGGGAGGAGGAGAACAACAAGAAAGAGCAGGACAGGTCTCCCTCATGTTGCTGGAGGAAGAGTAAGGACTAA
- the LOC132862180 gene encoding zinc finger CW-type PWWP domain protein 1-like isoform X1, with protein MCECLQQQFGLVETLITHRETDRKKSQEEKDQRDETSDGDQYVMWVQCSKPECGKWRRLSDGVDPSVLPDDWTCQNNTDGTFSSCSAPEETSSAPEEEMFFYSLVPGSLVWAQQSGYPWWPAIVERDPNTEEYLEFFSESDLIPYKCHVTYFGEPVTRAWVSCNKVREYADLSEDKFLHLEKSLKDSICMAKEALHLSLKERLVKFGFRMRYVSDRESSEDSDITADQTVPRGAMKTSTDMTFDQDIHSDGELKESKREVGGVEQQDENEDDEEYKDVHDREEENNKKEQDRSPSCCWRKSKD; from the exons ATGTGTGAATGTTTACAGCAGCAGTTTGGTCTGGTTGAGactctcatcacacacagagagacagacaggaagaagaGTCAAGAAGAGAAGGATCAGAGGGATGAGACCAGTGATGGGGATCAGT atgtcATGTGGGTGCAATGTAGCAAACCTGAATGTGGTAAATGGAGAAGGCTGAGTGATGGTGTTGATCCTTCAGTTTTGCCTGATGACTGGACCTGCCAAAAcaacacag ACGGCACCTTCAGCAGTTGTTCAGCTCCAGAAGAGACGTCCAGTGCACCTGAGGAGGAGATGTTCTTTTACAGTCTGGTGCCTGGATCACTGGTCTGGGCCCAGCAAAGTGGCTATCCCTG gTGGCCTGCAATTGTAGAGCGAGATCCAAACACAGAGGAATATTTGGAATTCTTCTCAGAGTCCGATCTCATTCCG TATAAGTGCCATGTGACTTATTTTGGAGAACCGGTGACTCGGGCCTGGGTCTCCTGCAACAAAGTGAGGGAATACGCTGACCTCTCTGAGGATAAGTTTcttcat ctagaGAAGAGCCTGAAAGATTCCATTTGTATGGCCAAGGAAGCACTCCACTTGTCTCTGAAG GAGCGCTTAGTAAAGTTTGGGTTTCGTATGCGTTAtgtgtcagacagagagagctcaGAGGACAGTGATATCACag CAGACCAGACAGTGCCTCGGGGTGCCATGAAAACAAGCACTGACATGACCTTTGACCAAGACATTCATTCTGATGGAGAGCTtaaggagagcaagagagaggtgGGAGGTGTAGAGCAACAGGATGagaatgaagatgatgaagaataCAAGGATGTGCATGACAGGGAGGAGGAGAACAACAAGAAAGAGCAGGACAGGTCTCCCTCATGTTGCTGGAGGAAGAGTAAGGACTAA